A DNA window from Dama dama isolate Ldn47 chromosome 19, ASM3311817v1, whole genome shotgun sequence contains the following coding sequences:
- the LOC133073693 gene encoding keratin-associated protein 10-8-like: MAASTLSVCSNDLSYDSRICLPGSYDSCTGSSWQVDDCPESCCEPPCCAPSCCAPAPRLTLLCAPVSCESSPCCQPACSSSCLASCCQTSSCQSSYCTSSPCPQACCEPVCCEPVCCRPVCLRPVCCEASPCSAPSSCCRPSSSVSLLCRPVCRPACCIPASSCQPSCCRPASSVSLLCRPVCRPACCIPASALEPCC; encoded by the coding sequence atgGCCGCCTCAACCTTGTCTGTCTGTTCCAACGACCTGAGCTACGACAGCCGGATCTGCCTGCCGGGGTCCTATGACTCCTGCACCGGCTCCTCCTGGCAGGTGGACGACTGTCCAGAGAGCTGCTGCGAGCCCCCCTGCTGTGCCCCTAGCTGCTGCGCCCCGGCCCCCCGCCTGACCCTCCTCTGCGCCCCAGTGAGCTGCGAGTCCAGCCCCTGCTGCCAGCCAGCCTGCAGCAGCTCCTGCCTGGCCTCATGCTGCCAGACGTCTAGCTGCCAGTCCTCCTATTgcacctcctccccctgcccgcaGGCCTGCTGTGAGCCCGTCTGCTGTGAGCCCGTCTGCTGCAGGCCTGTCTGCCTCAGGCCCGTGTGCTGTGAGGCCTCCCCCTGCTCAGCCCCCTCCTCCTGCTGCAGACCCTCCTCCTCCGTGTCCCTCCTCTGCCGCCCCGTGTGCCGGCCCGCCTGCTGCATCCCCGCCTCCTCctgccagcccagctgctgccgCCCGGCCTCCTCCGTGTCCCTGCTCTGCCGCCCCGTGTGCCGCCCTGCCTGTTGCATCCCCGCCTCGGCCCTGGAGCCCTGCTGCTGA